One genomic window of Agrobacterium vitis includes the following:
- a CDS encoding intradiol ring-cleavage dioxygenase — translation MGNDTNPRLAEIMSALVKHLHAFVKETRLTSEEWEIAIGFLTKTGQICTQERQEFILLSDVLGCSMLVDAITNRRPKGATESTVLGPFHVENAPIRDHGTVISLDGKGESCLFEGRILDLDHQPIGGACVDVWSDNADGFYDVQQPDIQPKWNNRGRFITGADGSYRFVGIRPVSYPIPDDGPVGALLEHLGRHPWRPAHMHYMISAPGFRKLVTHTFVGGDEYLSSDAVFGVKETLVAPYERLQDAATLWRSPFDFVLTPE, via the coding sequence ATGGGTAACGATACGAACCCGAGGTTGGCTGAAATCATGTCGGCGCTGGTCAAGCATCTGCATGCCTTCGTCAAGGAAACCCGGTTGACCTCAGAGGAGTGGGAGATTGCCATTGGCTTTCTAACCAAGACCGGCCAGATCTGTACACAAGAGCGGCAGGAGTTTATTTTACTGTCCGATGTGCTGGGCTGCTCCATGCTGGTGGATGCCATCACCAATCGCCGTCCCAAAGGCGCCACGGAAAGCACGGTGCTTGGCCCATTCCACGTTGAAAACGCCCCTATTCGCGACCATGGCACTGTGATCAGTCTGGATGGCAAGGGTGAGAGCTGCCTGTTTGAAGGCCGCATTCTCGACCTTGATCACCAACCGATTGGGGGTGCGTGTGTTGATGTCTGGTCGGATAACGCCGATGGCTTCTATGACGTCCAGCAGCCCGATATCCAGCCGAAATGGAACAATCGTGGCCGGTTCATCACAGGGGCCGATGGCAGCTATCGCTTTGTGGGCATCCGGCCGGTGAGTTACCCGATCCCTGATGACGGGCCGGTTGGCGCGCTGCTTGAACACCTTGGCCGTCATCCCTGGCGGCCCGCGCATATGCATTACATGATCAGCGCACCCGGCTTTCGCAAGCTGGTCACCCATACCTTTGTCGGCGGCGATGAATATCTTTCCTCCGATGCGGTGTTCGGGGTGAAGGAAACGCTCGTTGCACCCTATGAGCGACTTCAGGATGCCGCAACCCTGTGGCGATCACCTTTTGACTTCGTGCTAACACCAGAATGA
- a CDS encoding LysR family transcriptional regulator, which translates to MKIDSEHLEILAVIVEKGGLTEGAEALGKSQPSVSRTMALLEERIGTPLFEAGRRPLRPTELGNQLARLGAKIRTQNLEASRLVQRYRQGQAGRLRLGGTPIFFDGVVAGMVAEFQNRHSDVQITQTYGYFEDLSVGLRSGALDLAILPMHANMIPADMQFTPLLAGRNVIVGSATHPLARRGAITLADIEPYSWIAPPPDSPLFRDLQRSLKSIGLDDFKVSFSGGTLASIFSVVLGSDSLTVLPYSVVFTHQRVIPLQALPLRIEHPDRQLGLLTATERMPPPALERFVAFVTEKFKHLSTRMEHEQQVTRRRG; encoded by the coding sequence ATGAAGATAGACAGTGAGCATCTCGAAATCCTGGCGGTCATCGTCGAAAAGGGCGGCCTGACGGAGGGCGCTGAAGCGCTTGGTAAATCGCAGCCATCAGTATCGCGCACCATGGCGCTTTTGGAGGAGCGGATTGGCACGCCGCTGTTTGAGGCCGGGCGTCGGCCTCTGCGCCCGACGGAGCTTGGCAATCAGCTTGCGCGGCTCGGGGCCAAAATTAGAACTCAAAACCTTGAGGCCAGCCGTCTGGTGCAGCGCTATCGTCAGGGGCAGGCGGGCCGATTGCGTCTGGGCGGAACGCCAATTTTCTTCGATGGCGTCGTTGCTGGCATGGTGGCGGAATTTCAAAACCGCCATTCCGATGTGCAAATCACCCAGACCTATGGCTATTTCGAGGATCTTTCTGTCGGCCTGCGCAGCGGTGCGCTTGACCTCGCTATCCTCCCCATGCACGCCAATATGATCCCGGCTGACATGCAGTTCACACCCTTATTGGCTGGCCGCAACGTTATTGTTGGCAGTGCCACACACCCATTGGCGCGGCGCGGTGCGATTACGCTGGCGGACATCGAACCCTATTCCTGGATTGCGCCACCGCCCGACAGCCCGCTGTTTCGCGATTTGCAACGATCTTTGAAATCAATCGGGCTTGATGATTTCAAAGTGAGTTTTTCAGGCGGAACGCTGGCGTCTATTTTCAGCGTCGTGCTGGGGTCAGATTCTCTGACGGTCCTGCCCTATTCGGTTGTTTTTACCCACCAGCGGGTTATCCCTCTCCAGGCGCTGCCGCTGCGCATTGAGCACCCTGATCGCCAACTGGGATTGCTGACAGCCACGGAGCGGATGCCGCCGCCAGCGCTGGAGCGGTTTGTCGCGTTTGTGACTGAAAAGTTCAAACATCTCAGCACTCGCATGGAGCATGAGCAGCAAGTAACCCGCCGTCGCGGTTAA
- a CDS encoding maleylacetate reductase: MSYFREEFASTWPALRVRFGVGVRHDLVAEITRLECHRALILTTPEQAHVAQEFAALCGDHAAGIFTRARMHTPVDISEEATAYARDISADCLVAIGGGSTTGLGKAIALRTDLPQIVVPTTYAGSEATAILGQTENGVKTTLTSAKIQPEVILYDAELVRSLPVGMTVTSALNAMAHAAEGLYAQNRTPLTTLMALEGLRAFRDALPRVLEDPSDLKARGETLYGAWLCGTVLGQVGMALHHKLCHTLGGSFDLPHAETHAVILPHAIAYNSVAARDELRPLAELFGGQEPGAELYDFARTSHAPMALKDLGLKESDLDRAADLAVQNPYWNPRPVERDTIRRLLQAAWAGEPPVA, encoded by the coding sequence ATGTCATATTTCCGCGAAGAGTTTGCGTCGACCTGGCCGGCATTGCGTGTGCGTTTCGGCGTTGGTGTGCGTCACGATCTGGTCGCAGAGATCACACGGTTAGAATGCCATCGCGCCCTGATCCTGACAACGCCCGAGCAGGCGCATGTCGCGCAAGAGTTTGCGGCCCTGTGTGGCGACCACGCCGCAGGCATTTTCACCCGTGCCCGGATGCACACACCTGTGGACATATCGGAGGAAGCAACGGCTTATGCCCGCGACATTAGTGCAGATTGTCTGGTCGCCATTGGTGGCGGCTCCACAACCGGACTTGGCAAGGCCATTGCTTTGCGCACTGATCTGCCACAAATCGTTGTTCCAACGACCTATGCGGGCAGCGAAGCAACCGCCATTCTCGGACAGACGGAAAATGGCGTTAAAACCACATTGACCAGCGCCAAGATTCAGCCCGAAGTTATTCTCTATGATGCAGAACTGGTGCGCAGCCTGCCCGTTGGCATGACCGTGACCAGCGCGTTGAATGCGATGGCCCATGCTGCCGAAGGCCTTTATGCGCAAAACCGTACCCCCTTGACCACGCTGATGGCGCTTGAAGGGCTGCGCGCCTTTCGCGATGCCCTGCCCCGGGTTCTGGAAGATCCGTCCGATCTCAAGGCGCGTGGTGAAACGCTCTATGGCGCATGGTTGTGCGGAACGGTGCTGGGCCAGGTCGGTATGGCGCTGCATCACAAGCTCTGCCACACGCTGGGTGGTAGCTTTGATTTGCCGCATGCTGAAACGCACGCCGTGATCTTGCCGCATGCAATCGCCTACAACAGCGTCGCCGCGCGCGATGAATTGCGCCCATTGGCTGAGCTGTTCGGGGGGCAAGAGCCAGGAGCCGAGCTTTATGACTTTGCCCGCACATCGCATGCTCCGATGGCTCTGAAAGACCTTGGATTGAAGGAGAGCGACCTTGATCGGGCAGCCGATCTTGCAGTGCAAAATCCATACTGGAATCCGCGTCCTGTGGAGCGGGACACGATAAGGCGGCTTTTGCAAGCGGCATGGGCCGGAGAGCCGCCGGTCGCCTGA
- a CDS encoding FAD-dependent monooxygenase, whose product MADITTDVLIIGTGPAGSAAAALLSTYGINNMVVNRYRWLANSPRAHITNQRAMEVLRDLGRDVENEAYLFATHQELMGENIFCESLAGEEIGRLKAWGNHPLSKAEHLMSSPTKMNDLPQTFMEPLLFKAACSRGTQARMSTEYLRHEQNAEGVLTTCKDRLTGHELTIQSKYLIGADGAKSLVAEHAGLPFEGKMGVGGSMNILFKADLTKYVAHRPSVLYWVMQPGADVGGIGMGLVRMVRPWNEWLIVWGYDINGPEPEVTEELATGVARQLIGDPDLKIELLAANTWTVNNYYATRTSNGRVFCVGDAIHRHPPSNGLGSNTSIQDSFNLAWKLAMVLKGQAGEGLLDSFNVERAPIAKQIVSRANQSIGETGPIFAALGMSEGVDPEQMQKNLEARTDGTEAAEQQREAIRKAIAFKKYEFDAHGIEMNQRYRSDAIVTDGQIEPDFLLDADLHHQPTTWPGARLPHAWLYKHVGGAEVSTLDLCGHGKFTLLTGLGGKAWVDAAAAVGSELGMEISAHMIGPRQTYVDPTGDWARLSEIRDTGCVLVRPDHHVCWRSTAASGTPADDLRRVLRQILAL is encoded by the coding sequence ATGGCAGACATTACAACGGATGTGCTGATTATCGGCACTGGACCGGCAGGATCGGCAGCGGCAGCCCTGCTGTCGACCTACGGGATCAACAATATGGTCGTCAACCGCTATCGCTGGCTGGCCAATTCGCCACGCGCCCACATTACCAACCAGCGTGCCATGGAAGTGCTGCGCGATCTTGGTCGTGATGTCGAGAACGAGGCCTATCTGTTTGCGACGCATCAGGAGCTGATGGGCGAAAACATTTTCTGCGAAAGCCTGGCGGGTGAAGAAATTGGTCGCCTGAAAGCATGGGGCAATCATCCCCTGAGCAAGGCTGAACATCTGATGTCGTCTCCGACGAAGATGAATGACTTGCCGCAAACTTTCATGGAGCCTTTGCTGTTCAAGGCGGCTTGTTCGCGCGGAACTCAAGCGCGCATGTCCACCGAATATCTGCGCCACGAACAAAATGCCGAAGGCGTGTTGACCACCTGCAAAGATCGGCTTACAGGGCATGAACTGACCATTCAGTCGAAATATCTGATCGGTGCCGATGGCGCAAAATCGCTGGTGGCTGAGCATGCTGGCCTGCCATTTGAAGGCAAAATGGGTGTCGGCGGCTCGATGAACATCCTGTTCAAGGCCGACCTTACCAAATATGTCGCGCATCGCCCTTCGGTTCTCTACTGGGTGATGCAGCCGGGTGCCGATGTCGGCGGCATTGGCATGGGGCTGGTGCGCATGGTGCGCCCTTGGAATGAATGGCTGATCGTCTGGGGCTATGACATCAACGGGCCTGAACCGGAAGTGACAGAGGAACTTGCCACCGGCGTGGCACGGCAGCTGATTGGCGATCCTGATTTGAAAATTGAACTGTTGGCGGCCAACACATGGACCGTGAACAATTATTACGCCACCCGCACCTCCAATGGCCGCGTGTTCTGCGTTGGCGATGCCATCCACAGGCACCCGCCATCCAATGGTCTCGGCTCAAACACCTCGATTCAGGATTCCTTCAACCTTGCGTGGAAGCTTGCCATGGTTCTGAAGGGTCAGGCTGGCGAGGGCCTGCTGGACAGTTTCAACGTCGAACGCGCCCCAATCGCCAAGCAGATCGTTAGCCGCGCCAATCAGTCGATTGGCGAAACCGGACCGATTTTCGCAGCACTTGGCATGAGTGAAGGCGTCGATCCAGAGCAGATGCAGAAAAATCTTGAAGCCCGCACGGATGGAACCGAGGCTGCCGAACAGCAACGCGAGGCCATTCGCAAGGCAATTGCCTTCAAGAAATATGAGTTTGACGCCCATGGCATCGAAATGAACCAGCGTTATCGGTCCGATGCCATCGTCACCGACGGGCAAATCGAACCCGATTTCCTGCTGGATGCCGACCTACATCACCAGCCAACCACCTGGCCGGGTGCACGCCTACCGCATGCGTGGCTCTACAAACACGTTGGGGGTGCCGAAGTATCCACCCTCGACCTGTGCGGCCATGGCAAATTCACGCTGCTGACGGGTCTGGGTGGAAAAGCCTGGGTTGACGCCGCAGCAGCGGTGGGCAGTGAACTGGGCATGGAAATCAGCGCGCATATGATCGGCCCGCGCCAAACCTATGTCGATCCCACCGGCGACTGGGCGCGGTTGAGCGAGATCCGCGACACCGGCTGCGTTCTTGTTCGGCCAGACCACCATGTGTGCTGGCGCAGCACGGCAGCAAGCGGCACACCGGCGGACGACTTGCGCCGTGTGCTGCGGCAGATTTTGGCGCTCTAA
- a CDS encoding ABC transporter substrate-binding protein, whose translation MFTRRDFIKTTAVSGAVLATSGLAAPAIAKDVAIKLGYVSPQTGPLAGFGEADKFVIDAFMTATKAMGLNYQVIVKDSQSNPNRAAQVAKELIVDDEVNLMLVSSTPETTNPVSTTCEGEGVACISTVAPWQSWFIGQQGNPSDPTGWKPFKYAYHFFWGLEDIIAVYTGMWSQLVTDKKVGGLFPNDGDGNAWGDKVVGFPPVLEKLGYSLTDTGRYQNLTDDFSAQINAFKQKNTDILTGVMIPPDLTTFWNQAKQQGLKPKIASIGKALLFPQAVEALGNAGHNLSTEVWWTPSHPFKSSLTDQTSAQVAAAFSKATGRPWTQPIGFAHALFELAVDVMKRAEDVSNADAVAKAIGKTQLDTLVGPIAWGSDKLPPFASKNVAKTPLVGGQWRLKTGGGYDLVVVENGLIPSVPLGGKLEPLA comes from the coding sequence ATATTCACAAGACGTGATTTTATCAAGACAACCGCCGTCAGTGGCGCTGTGCTTGCAACCTCGGGCTTGGCCGCGCCAGCGATTGCTAAGGATGTGGCCATCAAACTTGGCTATGTCAGCCCCCAGACTGGCCCACTTGCTGGCTTCGGCGAAGCCGACAAGTTTGTCATCGATGCGTTTATGACAGCAACCAAAGCCATGGGCCTCAACTATCAGGTCATCGTCAAGGACAGCCAGTCAAACCCCAACCGGGCCGCTCAAGTCGCCAAGGAATTGATCGTTGATGACGAAGTCAATTTGATGCTGGTCTCCTCGACACCCGAAACGACCAATCCGGTCTCAACCACCTGCGAGGGGGAAGGTGTTGCGTGTATTTCCACCGTCGCACCTTGGCAATCCTGGTTCATTGGCCAGCAGGGCAATCCCTCTGATCCGACAGGTTGGAAGCCTTTTAAATATGCCTACCATTTCTTCTGGGGGCTGGAAGATATCATCGCGGTTTACACCGGCATGTGGAGCCAGCTTGTGACCGACAAAAAGGTCGGCGGCCTGTTTCCCAATGATGGTGATGGCAATGCCTGGGGCGACAAGGTTGTCGGCTTTCCGCCAGTTCTCGAAAAGCTTGGCTATTCACTGACGGACACCGGGCGCTACCAGAACCTGACGGATGATTTTTCCGCCCAGATCAATGCTTTCAAGCAGAAGAACACCGATATTCTGACCGGGGTGATGATCCCGCCGGATCTCACCACATTCTGGAATCAGGCCAAACAGCAGGGATTGAAACCGAAGATCGCCTCCATCGGCAAAGCGCTGCTGTTTCCGCAAGCCGTGGAAGCGCTCGGCAATGCTGGTCATAACCTCTCCACGGAAGTCTGGTGGACACCGTCGCATCCGTTTAAATCCTCGCTCACCGACCAAACGTCGGCCCAGGTCGCGGCTGCTTTCTCCAAGGCAACAGGGCGTCCCTGGACGCAGCCGATCGGCTTTGCCCATGCGCTTTTCGAACTCGCCGTCGATGTGATGAAGCGGGCAGAGGATGTGAGCAATGCCGATGCCGTTGCCAAGGCGATTGGCAAAACCCAGCTCGACACACTGGTCGGCCCCATTGCCTGGGGAAGCGACAAGCTGCCACCTTTTGCCAGCAAGAATGTGGCCAAGACACCACTTGTCGGGGGTCAATGGCGGCTCAAGACCGGCGGCGGCTATGACCTTGTGGTGGTCGAAAACGGCCTCATTCCGTCTGTGCCGCTGGGCGGCAAGCTCGAACCTCTCGCGTGA
- a CDS encoding ABC transporter ATP-binding protein, whose product MPILELSGVSKSFGAIVVADNIDFAVQEGEALGVIGPNGAGKSTLFNLISGNLSVASGTIRFDGRDVTTMPPMQRCFAGMGRTFQIPQPFERLTVFENLLVAGAFGAQSNEAEMTDFCADILVETGLIAKANTLAGSLGLLERKRLELARALATKPKLLLLDEIAGGLTEGECRQLVATIKSVHQRGVAVIWIEHVLHALTAVVERILVLNFGRVLGIGEPQTIMASREVREIYLGLEV is encoded by the coding sequence ATGCCAATCCTTGAACTGAGTGGCGTGTCGAAATCGTTTGGTGCCATTGTGGTTGCTGACAACATTGATTTTGCCGTGCAGGAGGGCGAGGCGCTGGGGGTTATCGGACCGAATGGCGCGGGCAAATCCACGCTGTTCAATCTGATCAGTGGCAATCTTTCGGTCGCGTCTGGAACAATCCGGTTTGATGGCCGTGACGTGACGACCATGCCGCCCATGCAACGTTGCTTTGCCGGAATGGGGCGGACTTTCCAGATCCCCCAGCCCTTTGAGCGGCTCACCGTCTTTGAAAATCTCTTGGTTGCGGGTGCCTTTGGCGCTCAGTCCAATGAAGCAGAGATGACCGATTTCTGCGCTGACATTCTTGTTGAAACTGGCTTGATTGCCAAGGCCAATACACTTGCAGGCTCGCTGGGTCTTCTGGAGCGCAAGCGGCTGGAACTGGCCCGCGCACTGGCCACAAAGCCAAAACTGCTGCTTCTTGACGAGATCGCGGGTGGATTGACAGAAGGCGAATGTCGTCAACTCGTCGCCACCATCAAAAGCGTTCACCAGCGTGGCGTTGCGGTCATCTGGATAGAACATGTGCTGCACGCGCTGACAGCAGTGGTGGAGCGCATCCTTGTGCTGAACTTTGGCCGGGTGCTGGGAATTGGCGAACCGCAGACGATCATGGCCTCGCGTGAGGTGCGCGAAATCTATCTGGGTCTGGAGGTGTGA